In Saccharothrix violaceirubra, the following are encoded in one genomic region:
- a CDS encoding DUF6461 domain-containing protein yields MGDYDTFATTVATLIRPLADSLPAAVAADLARLPATRRRSLDDVLRLPSLADKRVLDGVDPPLLVPPVDPPPPLRGSFMTMGWVGESPLATESRLADTLRPGTGDLAEDLVVRLADHPDVASALAVPELDDLDVLDGRHGARHIALALLVTKSILGEDATRPAVLGIALDVVARVLPGRPKPARHADAVLARRRADYRFPAYGSRHVPTPDHWFALTPGPVEAVPDFSANGLVAVLPEGIAVRVASDEVVLVGVDVTATPPEADLSGWEEIVEVSFHTDTGDLGVAGWPVTPPWPGDLRFRVHASGRDGDHREYFRVQVWEAPLAPEKVVKRTDRLGHVLRGETPPDTPSAEHRPYLWVEESVLSVAATITVVTGASVDHVVASFDGRREDHSARDALEGYGGAILLDIGDTVFIVEINGYWGSWERYLGPASAHGRAASAFWNVNGSRRLSFAERGRLLGSFEPPFDDVPAAVAEWCDGLDLADYRSADAKMLAALARFTGHGFVRADYEALTKHGVAYILGDD; encoded by the coding sequence GTGGGGGACTACGACACCTTCGCCACCACCGTGGCGACACTCATCCGACCGCTCGCCGACTCGCTGCCCGCCGCCGTGGCCGCAGACCTGGCCCGCCTGCCCGCGACCCGGCGACGATCCCTGGACGATGTCCTGCGCTTGCCGTCGCTCGCCGACAAACGCGTCCTCGACGGCGTCGACCCGCCCTTGCTCGTTCCTCCGGTCGATCCGCCGCCACCACTCCGAGGCTCGTTCATGACCATGGGCTGGGTGGGGGAGAGCCCGCTCGCCACCGAGAGCCGCCTGGCCGACACCCTCCGACCGGGCACCGGCGACCTGGCCGAGGACCTGGTGGTCCGACTGGCCGATCACCCGGACGTGGCATCCGCGCTGGCCGTCCCCGAACTCGACGACCTGGACGTCCTCGACGGTCGGCACGGTGCCCGCCACATCGCGTTGGCCCTGCTGGTCACGAAGTCGATCCTCGGCGAGGACGCCACCCGCCCGGCCGTCCTCGGCATCGCGCTCGACGTCGTCGCACGCGTCCTGCCCGGTCGTCCCAAGCCGGCCCGCCATGCCGATGCCGTCCTCGCCCGCCGCCGTGCCGACTACCGCTTCCCCGCCTACGGCTCACGCCACGTGCCCACCCCGGACCACTGGTTCGCGCTGACCCCCGGCCCGGTCGAGGCCGTCCCCGACTTCTCCGCGAACGGGCTCGTCGCCGTGCTGCCCGAGGGGATCGCCGTGCGCGTGGCGTCCGACGAGGTCGTGTTGGTCGGCGTGGACGTCACGGCGACACCCCCGGAAGCGGACCTCTCCGGGTGGGAGGAGATCGTCGAGGTCTCCTTCCACACCGACACCGGGGATCTCGGTGTCGCCGGGTGGCCGGTGACACCGCCGTGGCCCGGCGACCTGAGGTTCCGCGTGCACGCTTCGGGCCGTGACGGCGACCACCGCGAGTACTTCCGGGTGCAGGTCTGGGAAGCGCCTTTGGCCCCCGAAAAGGTCGTCAAGCGCACCGACCGCCTCGGACACGTCTTACGCGGCGAGACGCCACCTGACACGCCATCCGCCGAACACCGGCCTTACCTGTGGGTCGAAGAGAGCGTGCTGTCCGTGGCGGCGACGATCACCGTGGTCACGGGCGCGTCCGTCGATCACGTCGTCGCGTCCTTCGACGGACGGCGGGAGGACCACTCGGCGCGGGACGCCCTGGAGGGGTACGGCGGCGCGATCCTGCTGGACATCGGCGACACCGTCTTCATCGTGGAGATCAACGGCTATTGGGGGAGCTGGGAGCGCTACCTCGGACCGGCTTCCGCGCACGGGCGCGCGGCGAGCGCGTTCTGGAACGTCAACGGGTCCCGTCGGCTGTCCTTCGCCGAACGCGGTCGGCTGCTCGGCTCGTTCGAGCCGCCCTTCGACGACGTACCCGCCGCCGTCGCCGAGTGGTGCGACGGACTGGACCTCGCCGACTACCGCTCGGCCGACGCCAAGATGCTCGCGGCCCTGGCCCGCTTCACCGGGCACGGCTTCGTCAGGGCCGACTACGAGGCCCTGACGAAGCACGGCGTCGCCTACATCCTCGGCGACGACTAG
- a CDS encoding EF-hand domain-containing protein: protein MASDLQRKKTALVFTAMDVNGDGFLERRDFDALAERWSALRGGADTAELREVLTSWWYALQLVTDADGDRRVTLDEAQSVSDRLAEKKGLVMATARSIFDAVDEDGDGRVTAAEYNQLIQAWTGRAAFTDDVFRLLDLNGDGTLSKAEFQRHWVEFWTGDDASAPGTHVFGRV, encoded by the coding sequence GTGGCCAGCGACTTGCAGCGAAAAAAGACCGCACTGGTGTTCACCGCGATGGACGTCAACGGGGACGGTTTCCTGGAGCGGCGCGACTTCGACGCGCTCGCCGAGCGGTGGTCCGCGCTGCGCGGCGGTGCCGACACGGCGGAACTGCGCGAGGTCCTGACGAGCTGGTGGTACGCGTTGCAGCTGGTGACCGACGCGGACGGGGATCGGCGCGTGACGCTGGACGAGGCGCAGTCGGTGTCCGACCGGCTCGCCGAGAAGAAGGGCCTGGTCATGGCCACCGCGCGGTCGATCTTCGACGCGGTGGACGAGGACGGGGACGGCCGGGTGACCGCCGCCGAGTACAACCAGCTCATCCAGGCGTGGACCGGTCGGGCCGCGTTCACCGACGACGTGTTCCGCCTGCTCGACCTCAACGGCGACGGGACCCTGTCCAAGGCGGAATTCCAGCGCCACTGGGTGGAGTTCTGGACCGGTGACGACGCGTCGGCGCCGGGTACGCACGTGTTCGGGCGGGTCTAG
- a CDS encoding arginine repressor, which translates to MSRTARQARIVELVTRRAIRSQSELAKTLAVEGIEVTQATLSRDLDELGAVKLRGPDGGAPVYVIPEDGSPVRGIEGGTSRLVRVLGELLVSVDHSGNLAVLRTPPGAASFLASALDRAALHDIVGTIAGDDTILVVAREPLTGADLAARVSALAAGQGQTEGDG; encoded by the coding sequence GTGAGCCGGACCGCGCGGCAGGCCCGCATCGTCGAACTCGTCACGCGGCGCGCGATCCGCAGCCAGTCCGAACTGGCCAAGACGCTCGCCGTGGAGGGCATCGAGGTCACCCAGGCCACCCTGTCCCGCGACCTCGACGAACTCGGCGCCGTCAAGCTGCGCGGTCCCGACGGCGGCGCGCCGGTGTACGTCATCCCCGAGGACGGCAGTCCGGTGCGCGGCATCGAGGGCGGCACGTCCCGGCTGGTCCGCGTGCTGGGCGAACTGCTGGTGTCGGTCGACCACTCGGGCAACCTCGCGGTGCTGCGTACGCCACCCGGCGCGGCGTCGTTCCTGGCCAGTGCACTCGATCGGGCGGCACTGCACGACATCGTGGGCACGATCGCGGGCGATGACACCATCCTCGTGGTGGCCCGCGAACCGCTCACCGGAGCGGATCTGGCCGCCCGCGTGAGCGCCCTGGCCGCGGGCCAGGGACAGACGGAAGGCGACGGGTGA
- the argH gene encoding argininosuccinate lyase, with protein MSSLWGARFAGGPADAMALLSASTHFDWRLAPYDIAGSRAHARVLHRADLLTTDELDRMLAALDTLAADVASGAFTPTLADEDVHTALERGLIERAGPELGGKLRAGRSRNDQIATLFRMWLRDAARRVTSGVLDVVDALVAQAEAHPTAAMPGRTHLQAAQPVLLAHHLLAHGQALLRDVDRLRDWDKRAAVSPYGSGALAGSSLGLDPAAVAADLGFDAPVENSIDGTASRDFAAEIAFVLAMIGVNLSRVSEEVIIWTTAEFRFAVLDDAWATGSSIMPQKKNPDAAELARGKSGRLIGNLTGLLATLKAQPLAYNRDLQEDKEPLFDSVEQLELLLPALAGMIATITFDTERMAKAAPAGFSLATDVAEWLVRQGVPFRLAHEAAGGCVRVAEGRGVDLVDLTDEEFAAVSPALTPEVRSVLTVEGSIASRDAYGGTAPDRVAEQLKRLRDKVSVARSA; from the coding sequence ATGAGTTCACTGTGGGGAGCCCGGTTCGCCGGCGGTCCCGCCGACGCGATGGCACTGCTGTCCGCGTCCACGCACTTCGACTGGCGGCTCGCGCCGTACGACATCGCCGGATCACGGGCGCACGCCCGCGTCCTGCACCGCGCGGACCTGCTGACCACCGACGAACTCGACCGCATGCTGGCGGCGCTGGACACGCTGGCGGCCGACGTCGCCTCGGGCGCGTTCACGCCCACGCTCGCGGACGAGGACGTGCACACCGCCCTCGAACGCGGCCTGATCGAGCGCGCCGGACCGGAACTGGGCGGCAAGCTGCGCGCCGGCCGGTCGCGCAACGACCAGATCGCCACCCTGTTCCGCATGTGGCTGCGCGATGCCGCCCGCCGCGTCACCTCCGGCGTGCTCGACGTCGTGGACGCGCTCGTCGCGCAGGCCGAGGCGCACCCGACCGCGGCCATGCCCGGTCGCACGCACCTCCAGGCCGCCCAGCCCGTGCTGCTCGCGCACCACCTGCTCGCGCACGGCCAGGCGTTGCTGCGCGACGTCGACCGCCTCCGCGACTGGGACAAGCGGGCCGCGGTGTCCCCGTACGGCTCCGGCGCGCTGGCCGGCTCGTCGCTGGGCCTGGACCCCGCCGCCGTCGCCGCCGACCTGGGCTTCGACGCCCCGGTCGAGAACTCCATCGACGGCACGGCGTCGCGCGACTTCGCCGCCGAGATCGCGTTCGTGCTCGCCATGATCGGCGTGAACCTGTCGCGCGTCTCCGAGGAGGTGATCATCTGGACCACGGCCGAGTTCCGGTTCGCGGTGCTGGACGACGCCTGGGCGACCGGCAGCTCGATCATGCCGCAGAAGAAGAATCCGGACGCCGCGGAACTGGCCCGGGGCAAGTCCGGCCGGCTGATCGGCAACCTCACCGGTCTGCTCGCCACGCTCAAGGCCCAGCCGCTGGCCTACAACCGCGACCTCCAGGAGGACAAGGAGCCGCTGTTCGACTCCGTCGAGCAGCTCGAACTCCTGCTGCCCGCCCTGGCCGGGATGATCGCCACGATCACGTTCGACACCGAGCGCATGGCCAAGGCCGCGCCCGCCGGGTTCTCGCTGGCCACCGACGTCGCCGAGTGGCTGGTCCGCCAAGGCGTGCCGTTCCGGCTCGCGCACGAGGCGGCGGGCGGGTGCGTGCGCGTCGCCGAGGGCCGCGGCGTGGACCTGGTCGACCTCACCGACGAGGAGTTCGCCGCGGTCTCGCCCGCGCTCACCCCCGAGGTGCGTAGCGTGTTGACCGTGGAGGGTTCGATCGCGTCGCGCGACGCCTACGGCGGCACTGCCCCCGACCGCGTGGCCGAACAGCTCAAGAGGTTGCGGGACAAGGTCTCCGTTGCCCGAAGCGCCTAG
- the argF gene encoding ornithine carbamoyltransferase, which produces MVRHFLRDDDLTTDEQVEILDLADRFKLDRLGAKPLAGPRSVAVIFEKNSTRTRLSFEVGIAQLGGNPVIVDGRSMQLGREETIEDTSRILSGYVDAVVWRTFAQKRIEAMASVSRIPVINALTDEFHPCQVLADLQTIRRVHGRLAGLTITYLGDGANNMSNSLLLGGVTAGCHVRVAAPAQFAPAPWVLDDARRRGAETGGTVEVVVDPREAVDGSDVLVTDTWTSMGQENDGRDRVGPFRPYQVNADLVAATGVRTTVLHCLPAHRGWEITDDVLDGPDSAVWDEAENRLHAQKALLVWLMERSGRLT; this is translated from the coding sequence GTGGTCCGCCACTTCCTGCGCGACGACGACCTGACCACCGACGAGCAGGTCGAGATCCTCGACCTGGCCGACCGGTTCAAGCTGGACCGGCTCGGCGCCAAGCCGCTGGCCGGGCCGCGGTCCGTCGCGGTGATCTTCGAGAAGAACTCCACCCGCACCCGCCTGTCGTTCGAGGTCGGCATCGCCCAGCTCGGCGGCAACCCGGTGATCGTCGACGGCCGCAGCATGCAGCTGGGCCGCGAGGAGACCATCGAGGACACCTCGCGCATCCTGTCCGGCTACGTGGACGCGGTCGTGTGGCGCACGTTCGCGCAGAAGCGCATCGAGGCCATGGCGTCGGTGTCCCGGATCCCGGTGATCAACGCGCTGACCGACGAGTTCCACCCGTGCCAGGTGCTCGCCGACCTCCAGACGATCCGTCGCGTGCACGGCCGCCTGGCCGGCCTGACGATCACCTACCTGGGCGACGGCGCCAACAACATGTCCAACTCGCTGCTGCTCGGCGGCGTCACGGCCGGCTGCCACGTGCGGGTCGCCGCGCCCGCCCAGTTCGCGCCCGCGCCGTGGGTGCTCGACGACGCTCGGCGGCGTGGTGCGGAGACCGGCGGCACGGTCGAGGTCGTCGTCGACCCGCGCGAGGCCGTGGACGGCTCGGACGTGCTGGTCACCGACACGTGGACGTCCATGGGCCAGGAGAACGACGGCCGTGACCGCGTCGGCCCGTTCCGGCCGTACCAGGTCAACGCCGACCTCGTCGCCGCGACCGGCGTCAGGACGACCGTGCTGCACTGCCTGCCCGCCCACCGCGGCTGGGAGATCACCGACGACGTCCTCGACGGCCCGGACAGCGCCGTGTGGGACGAGGCCGAGAACCGCCTGCACGCGCAGAAGGCCCTGCTCGTGTGGCTGATGGAGCGATCGGGGCGCCTGACGTGA
- the tyrS gene encoding tyrosine--tRNA ligase: MSEHILDELAWRGLIAHSTDLDALRRDLDSGPLTLYSGFDPTAPSLHAGNLVPLLMLRRFQRAGHRPIVLAGGATGMIGDPRDSAERALNTLDTVAEWAGRIRGQLERFVEFDDGPTGAVVVNNLDWTGGVSVLEFLRDVGKHFSINVMLGRETVKRRLEGDGMSYTEFSYLLLQSNDYLQLNRQFGTALQVGGSDQWGNIVGGVDLIRKVEGRSVHALTAPLVTDAEGRKFGKSTGGGNVWLDPTMTSPYAWYQYFVNVGDADVLRYLKLFTFLSREEIADLAEQTTSAPHLRAAQKKLAEEFTTLVHGEHETRQVVAASQALFGRGELRELDLSTLAAAMAEAPTGDARLADAPTIVDLLVASGLSDSRGAARRAVKEGGAYVNNVKIADEEWVPAQEDLLHGTWLVVRRGKRTTAGVRIAP; encoded by the coding sequence GTGAGCGAGCACATCCTCGACGAACTGGCCTGGCGCGGTCTGATCGCGCACTCCACCGACCTCGACGCCCTGCGGCGCGACCTGGACTCCGGCCCGCTCACCCTCTATTCGGGCTTCGACCCGACGGCGCCGAGCCTGCACGCGGGCAACCTCGTCCCCCTGCTCATGTTGCGCCGCTTCCAGCGGGCCGGGCACCGGCCGATCGTGCTGGCGGGCGGCGCCACGGGCATGATCGGCGACCCGCGCGACAGCGCCGAGCGCGCGCTGAACACCCTCGACACCGTCGCCGAGTGGGCCGGTCGCATCCGCGGCCAGTTGGAGCGGTTCGTGGAGTTCGACGACGGCCCCACGGGCGCGGTCGTCGTGAACAACCTGGACTGGACCGGCGGCGTGTCCGTGCTGGAGTTCCTGCGCGACGTCGGCAAGCACTTCTCGATCAACGTCATGCTCGGCCGCGAGACGGTGAAGCGCCGCCTCGAGGGCGACGGCATGTCCTACACCGAGTTCAGCTACCTGCTGCTGCAGTCCAACGACTACCTCCAGCTCAACCGCCAGTTCGGCACGGCGCTCCAGGTCGGCGGGTCCGACCAGTGGGGCAACATCGTCGGCGGTGTCGACCTGATCCGGAAGGTCGAGGGCCGGTCCGTGCACGCGCTGACCGCGCCGCTGGTCACCGACGCGGAGGGGCGCAAGTTCGGCAAGTCCACCGGCGGCGGCAACGTGTGGCTCGACCCGACGATGACGTCGCCTTACGCGTGGTACCAGTACTTCGTGAACGTGGGCGACGCGGACGTCCTGCGGTACCTGAAGCTCTTCACCTTCCTGTCCCGCGAGGAGATCGCGGACCTGGCGGAGCAGACCACGTCCGCGCCGCACCTGCGTGCCGCGCAGAAGAAGCTGGCTGAGGAGTTCACGACGCTGGTGCACGGCGAACACGAGACGCGTCAGGTGGTCGCCGCGAGCCAGGCCCTGTTCGGCCGGGGCGAGCTGCGCGAGCTGGACCTGTCGACGCTGGCGGCCGCGATGGCCGAGGCGCCGACCGGCGACGCCCGGCTGGCCGACGCGCCGACCATCGTCGACCTGCTGGTGGCGTCGGGTCTGTCCGACAGCCGGGGCGCGGCGCGGCGCGCGGTCAAGGAGGGCGGTGCCTACGTGAACAACGTGAAGATCGCCGACGAGGAGTGGGTGCCGGCCCAGGAGGACCTGCTCCACGGCACCTGGCTCGTCGTCCGACGGGGCAAGCGCACCACCGCCGGGGTACGAATCGCGCCCTGA
- a CDS encoding DNA-3-methyladenine glycosylase, translated as MPEAPRRLTEEELAVDPVDAARLLLGCVLESTTPTGTVGVKIVEVEAYRGGDDPASHCYRGRTARNDVMFGPAGRLYVYFVYGMHFCANVVSSTDGVPGAVLLRAGEVVTGLDLARSRRPGARGDGELAKGPARLTGVLGLDRVHNGVDLTDPDADVRLYAGDPVDEVFVGPRVGVAVAVDVPWRFWIDSPAVSTYRRGTRRTRGTA; from the coding sequence TTGCCCGAAGCGCCTAGAAGACTCACCGAGGAGGAGCTGGCCGTCGACCCGGTCGACGCGGCCCGGCTCCTCCTCGGCTGTGTCCTGGAGAGCACGACGCCCACCGGCACGGTCGGCGTGAAGATCGTCGAGGTCGAGGCGTACCGGGGCGGCGACGACCCGGCGTCGCACTGCTACCGGGGCCGGACCGCGCGCAACGACGTCATGTTCGGCCCGGCGGGCAGGCTCTACGTCTACTTCGTCTACGGCATGCACTTCTGCGCCAACGTCGTGTCGTCGACCGACGGCGTGCCCGGTGCCGTGCTGCTGCGCGCGGGCGAGGTCGTGACCGGCCTGGACCTGGCCCGGTCGCGGCGACCGGGCGCGCGCGGCGACGGCGAACTCGCCAAGGGACCGGCCCGCCTGACCGGGGTCCTGGGCCTGGACCGCGTGCACAACGGCGTCGACCTGACCGACCCGGACGCCGACGTGCGGCTCTACGCGGGCGACCCGGTCGACGAGGTGTTCGTCGGACCCCGCGTGGGCGTCGCGGTCGCGGTCGACGTGCCGTGGCGGTTCTGGATCGACTCGCCGGCGGTCAGCACGTACCGACGCGGCACGCGACGCACCCGCGGGACGGCCTAG